One window of the Leptotrichia massiliensis genome contains the following:
- the fabZ gene encoding 3-hydroxyacyl-ACP dehydratase FabZ, whose product MAANETIMSVEDIMKILPHRYPFLLVDKVIEKNGTDSLVAIKNVTMNEEFFQGHFPGKPVMPGVLQIEALAQAVGLLMLEPGKIPLFMSIDKCKFRRGVVPGDQLRLEVEKIKVKSNVIVARGRCVVDGTVVSEADLKFSVQDL is encoded by the coding sequence ATGGCAGCAAATGAAACAATTATGAGTGTAGAGGATATTATGAAAATATTGCCACATAGATATCCGTTTTTGCTAGTAGATAAAGTTATCGAAAAAAATGGTACTGACTCTTTGGTAGCAATAAAAAATGTTACAATGAACGAAGAATTTTTCCAAGGGCATTTTCCTGGAAAACCAGTAATGCCAGGAGTTTTACAAATAGAAGCGTTGGCACAAGCTGTAGGATTGTTAATGTTGGAACCAGGTAAAATACCTTTATTTATGTCAATTGACAAATGTAAATTTAGAAGAGGTGTTGTTCCAGGAGACCAATTAAGATTAGAAGTAGAGAAAATAAAGGTAAAAAGTAACGTAATAGTCGCACGTGGAAGATGTGTTGTTGACGGTACAGTCGTAAGTGAAGCTGACTTAAAATTTTCAGTACAGGATTTATAA
- the lpxA gene encoding acyl-ACP--UDP-N-acetylglucosamine O-acyltransferase yields MSLNIHPTAIVDPNAKLGENVKIGPYSIIGPEVIIGNGTVVESHVVIEGETIIGENNYIFSFASIGKDPQDLKFAGEKTRVVIGNNNKIREFVTIHRGTTDKYETRIGNNTLVMAYVHIAHDCIIGDNCVLANAATFAGHVEVEDYAVVGGLTAVHQFTRVGRHAMIGGCSAVNQDVVPYMLSEGNKARAVYINIVGLQRRGFSEEQIKRLRELYKIIFKKKLKLEEALQIVERDYGQYEEAQNLVNFIRKSKRGITR; encoded by the coding sequence ATGAGTTTAAATATACATCCAACGGCGATTGTTGATCCAAATGCTAAACTTGGAGAAAATGTAAAGATAGGTCCTTACTCGATTATAGGACCAGAAGTAATAATTGGAAATGGAACTGTTGTAGAATCACATGTTGTAATTGAAGGAGAAACGATTATTGGTGAGAATAATTATATTTTTTCTTTTGCTTCGATAGGTAAAGATCCACAAGATTTGAAGTTTGCTGGAGAAAAAACTAGAGTTGTTATTGGAAATAACAATAAAATTCGTGAATTTGTCACAATTCACCGTGGAACTACTGATAAATATGAGACAAGAATTGGAAATAATACACTTGTAATGGCTTATGTTCACATTGCTCACGATTGCATAATTGGAGATAACTGCGTACTGGCAAATGCTGCTACTTTTGCTGGACATGTGGAAGTGGAAGATTATGCGGTGGTAGGTGGACTTACTGCTGTACATCAGTTTACAAGAGTTGGACGGCACGCTATGATAGGTGGATGTTCGGCTGTAAATCAAGATGTTGTTCCTTATATGCTGTCTGAAGGGAATAAGGCGAGAGCTGTTTATATTAACATTGTAGGGCTTCAACGTAGAGGTTTTTCAGAAGAGCAGATAAAAAGGCTAAGAGAATTGTATAAAATTATATTTAAGAAAAAGTTGAAACTGGAAGAAGCACTTCAAATTGTTGAACGTGATTATGGACAGTATGAAGAAGCACAAAATCTTGTTAATTTTATACGAAAAAGTAAAAGAGGTATAACAAGATAA
- a CDS encoding LpxI family protein, producing MIMEKVGLIAGNGKLPELFLNQCILKGIEPFSVYLFESVEESIKEHKNSVKYSVAQVGKIISHFKKNRITHLIMLGKVEKNLIFSNLKFDLTATKILLSTKNKKDKNILKAIINYIESENIEVLPQNYLMDEYIAGNETYTKVLPSKNEEKTIEIGIEAARMLTDIDAGQTVVVKDESVIALEGVEGTDKAILRGGELAGKNCIVVKMARRNQDYRIDIPTIGLETIKKVVEINGRGIVIEADKMLFIDKEEVIKFANKNKIFIKGIKV from the coding sequence ATGATAATGGAAAAAGTAGGTTTGATTGCAGGAAATGGGAAATTACCTGAATTATTTTTGAATCAATGTATTTTAAAGGGGATTGAGCCGTTTTCGGTTTATCTATTTGAAAGTGTGGAAGAAAGCATAAAAGAGCATAAAAATTCTGTAAAATATAGTGTTGCTCAAGTTGGGAAAATAATCTCACATTTTAAGAAAAATAGAATAACTCACTTAATAATGCTTGGGAAAGTCGAAAAAAATCTGATTTTTTCAAATTTAAAATTTGATTTGACGGCAACTAAGATATTATTGTCTACAAAAAATAAAAAAGATAAAAATATTTTAAAGGCAATAATTAATTACATTGAATCAGAAAATATTGAAGTTTTGCCACAAAATTATCTGATGGACGAATATATTGCAGGAAATGAAACATATACAAAAGTTTTACCAAGTAAAAATGAGGAAAAAACAATAGAAATTGGAATTGAGGCGGCACGAATGCTTACCGACATTGATGCAGGGCAGACTGTTGTTGTAAAAGATGAATCTGTTATCGCATTGGAAGGTGTGGAAGGTACTGATAAGGCAATTTTGCGTGGTGGAGAACTGGCTGGGAAAAACTGCATTGTAGTAAAAATGGCAAGACGTAATCAGGATTATCGTATAGATATTCCAACGATTGGTCTGGAAACGATAAAAAAAGTTGTGGAAATTAATGGACGTGGGATTGTAATTGAAGCTGATAAAATGCTGTTCATTGATAAAGAGGAAGTTATAAAATTTGCAAACAAAAATAAAATTTTTATAAAAGGAATCAAGGTTTAA
- a CDS encoding lipid-A-disaccharide synthase, with product MKNNNENHIIKEKNNDLSIVKSQKKKKIFISCGEMSGDLHASYIVEEMRKKDKNVEFFGVVGDKSIEAGVKTVNHIKNNDVMGFVEALKKYGYFNKKAHEYLEFIKKNGIETVIFVDFGGFNLKFFELLKKKILEKELQNLRMIYYIPPKVWAWGKKRIDKLKKFDDVIVIFPFEKAYYDNTLKKNGPKGLKVQYFGNPFVDKYDFSDKLGKKILLLPGSRRQEIEKFLPVVMELLRNEKVKNEKFLMKLASRDHIKYICDFEEKHKIGVHKIPNLEITFDEIKNIRKDCKYAIATSGTVTFEISLMGLPVIVVYKTSKINAFIARKIVKIKYITLTNLNANKEIFKELLQEDFSVEKLLEEMKIMEKNKETIVSELKKEREKLGNFGVLGKIANYLLENRD from the coding sequence ATGAAAAATAATAATGAAAATCATATAATAAAAGAAAAAAATAATGATTTATCAATAGTAAAATCTCAAAAAAAGAAAAAAATCTTTATTTCCTGTGGTGAAATGTCTGGAGATTTACACGCTTCATACATTGTGGAAGAAATGCGAAAAAAAGATAAAAATGTTGAGTTTTTTGGTGTGGTTGGGGATAAATCGATAGAGGCTGGAGTTAAGACAGTAAACCATATTAAGAATAATGATGTTATGGGATTTGTAGAGGCTTTGAAAAAGTATGGCTATTTTAACAAAAAAGCCCATGAATATTTAGAATTTATCAAGAAAAATGGAATAGAAACTGTTATTTTTGTTGATTTTGGCGGATTTAATTTAAAATTTTTTGAATTATTAAAAAAGAAAATTTTGGAAAAAGAACTGCAGAATTTGAGAATGATTTATTATATTCCGCCTAAAGTATGGGCTTGGGGGAAAAAACGGATTGATAAATTAAAAAAATTTGACGATGTTATTGTAATTTTTCCATTTGAAAAGGCATATTATGATAATACTTTGAAAAAGAATGGACCAAAAGGGCTCAAAGTACAGTATTTTGGAAATCCATTTGTTGATAAATATGATTTTTCTGACAAGCTAGGAAAAAAAATATTGTTGCTTCCTGGGAGTAGACGGCAAGAAATTGAAAAATTTTTGCCAGTAGTTATGGAACTGCTTAGAAATGAAAAAGTTAAAAATGAGAAATTTTTAATGAAGCTGGCAAGTAGAGATCATATAAAATATATATGTGATTTTGAGGAAAAACACAAAATTGGTGTTCATAAAATTCCAAATTTGGAAATAACTTTTGATGAAATAAAAAATATTCGTAAAGATTGCAAATATGCAATAGCGACTTCAGGAACAGTAACTTTTGAAATATCGCTTATGGGACTGCCTGTGATTGTAGTTTATAAAACATCTAAAATCAATGCTTTTATTGCAAGAAAGATAGTCAAAATAAAATATATAACGCTTACTAATCTAAATGCAAATAAAGAGATTTTTAAAGAACTGCTGCAGGAAGATTTTTCCGTGGAAAAGTTACTTGAAGAAATGAAAATTATGGAAAAAAATAAAGAAACTATTGTTTCAGAATTGAAAAAAGAAAGAGAGAAACTAGGTAATTTTGGAGTTTTGGGAAAAATTGCTAATTATTTGTTAGAAAATAGAGATTAA